A genomic region of Herbaspirillum sp. DW155 contains the following coding sequences:
- a CDS encoding transporter substrate-binding domain-containing protein, with translation MGGSIFSQLFRNRAVRTCASAATLFTALLVSPASHAAGPAIAGGPDCSRPYTLALHDHGLLYSAATDTGIDKDFADELIRRSGCKVNVSLMSRARIWQLIESGALDFSLSGITNPERDSFAAFAWYFSNKYYLLVRKDAGISQLADVARKEGFQLGVIRGFRYSSNANRMVDQLTAANRVTLAGGLDPLYEALLQNRIQGMIMEPFDYPVVEEKRIREVTTIISLEDPSVPHGLIMSRQALSPAEQEKWRSLVNGMLADGTVLRIFRKYFNPELAAAMVEFQSKP, from the coding sequence ATGGGGGGTAGTATTTTCAGTCAACTCTTTCGCAATCGTGCAGTACGTACCTGTGCGAGCGCGGCCACACTGTTTACCGCACTGCTGGTTTCCCCCGCTTCTCACGCTGCCGGCCCTGCCATTGCCGGCGGACCTGATTGCTCGCGTCCTTACACGCTGGCGCTGCACGATCATGGCCTGCTCTACTCGGCCGCCACCGACACCGGCATCGACAAGGATTTCGCCGATGAGCTGATCCGCCGCAGCGGCTGCAAGGTCAATGTCAGCCTGATGTCGCGTGCGCGTATCTGGCAGTTGATCGAGTCGGGTGCGCTGGACTTCAGCCTCTCCGGCATCACCAATCCGGAGCGCGACAGCTTCGCCGCCTTCGCCTGGTACTTCAGCAACAAGTACTACCTGCTGGTGCGCAAGGATGCCGGCATCAGCCAGCTGGCCGACGTGGCACGCAAGGAAGGCTTCCAGCTCGGCGTCATCCGCGGCTTTCGCTACAGCAGCAATGCCAACCGCATGGTGGACCAGCTCACCGCCGCCAATCGCGTGACCCTGGCCGGCGGACTGGACCCGCTCTATGAAGCACTGCTGCAGAACCGCATCCAGGGCATGATCATGGAGCCCTTCGATTACCCGGTGGTAGAAGAAAAACGCATTCGCGAGGTCACCACCATCATCAGCCTGGAGGATCCTTCCGTACCGCACGGATTGATCATGTCGCGCCAGGCGCTGTCGCCAGCCGAGCAGGAGAAATGGCGCTCGCTGGTCAATGGCATGCTGGCCGATGGCACGGTGCTGCGCATCTTCCGCAAATACTTCAACCCGGAACTGGCGGCGGCCATGGTCGAATTCCAGAGCAAGCCGTGA
- a CDS encoding EAL domain-containing protein encodes MNWIRQILLPLIILVTGLGVTWTAWNHEHEAAAKEVHTQFASVLRETVSRIEQRIASYEQMLHGVQGLVSATGSIDRNQFRDYVEALNLNANFSGIQAIAIEEWVPASQLQAHIARLQRQGLADYKISPPGARLAYAPTILREPYVGRNRRPFGSDQWSDPVRRAAMEKARDSGMATISGKIVVTDEGLDTPAFMMYLPLYEPGKPQSTIAERRASLIGWVHAGFRMSDVIASLYGESSRTVAFSLYDGVTREPQALMYSSPLASGPLHRPRLQADEYLVVANHTWTLTVSTTDAFTAQFGRNAEPLIVATGVGMSITLALLAWLMMSSRKRAVRLAEKMTAELRASEEQFRAIADCTVNWEVWWGLDGRPRWINHAVRDYTGYTVEQCLSMPDFIGTIVHPDDEDRIRAELARCMDGQKREDVEFRCVRKDGTVFWLALSSAPIADALGGLTGFRTSARDITERKQIEAELRISAVAFDSREGLLITDAHSQILRVNKAFTEITGYTAEEIVGKHPDLLRSDRHGPAFFQEMRESILRFGKWQGEIWERRKNGEVYPEWLTISAVKNKDNQVTHYVSTHHDISDRKLAEERIRELAFFDALTRLPNRTLLLDRLKQAIVLSPRTRTCGALLFIDLDHFKTLNDTIGHEKGDTLLKQVAQRLLANVRENDTVARVGGDEFVVVLEGLNESQQEAATQTRAIGEKILAALGATYQLDELEYRTTASIGATVFLGRAASVDELMKQADLAMYKAKETGRNALRFFDPAMQTAVLERATLEAGLRKAIEGEQLLLHYQPQVVDGGRVTGAEVLVRWQHPQRGMVPPGDFIPLAEETGLILPLGNWVLETACKQLAAWAKRPRMAELSIAVNVSAPQLREPDFVQTVLDIIERSGANPRRLKLELTESLLVDNVEDIIQKMFALKAYGVEFSLDDFGTGYSSLSYLKRLPLNQLKIDQSFVRDVLIDPNDASIAKTIVNLAQSLGLGVIAEGVETDAQRSFLADAGCHAYQGYYFCRPVAVEAFEKFAQDRDLLISAA; translated from the coding sequence GTGAACTGGATCCGCCAGATCCTGCTACCCCTGATCATCCTGGTCACAGGATTGGGCGTTACCTGGACCGCCTGGAACCACGAGCACGAAGCCGCGGCCAAGGAAGTCCACACGCAGTTCGCCTCGGTGTTGCGCGAAACGGTGAGCCGTATCGAGCAGCGCATCGCCTCCTACGAACAGATGCTGCACGGGGTGCAGGGGCTGGTCTCGGCCACCGGCAGCATCGACCGCAACCAGTTCCGCGACTATGTGGAAGCGCTCAACCTGAACGCCAATTTTTCGGGCATCCAGGCCATCGCCATCGAAGAGTGGGTGCCGGCGTCGCAATTGCAGGCGCACATCGCGCGCCTGCAGCGCCAGGGACTGGCCGACTACAAGATCAGCCCGCCGGGCGCTCGACTGGCCTATGCGCCGACCATCCTGCGCGAGCCCTATGTAGGCCGCAATCGCCGCCCCTTCGGCAGCGACCAGTGGTCCGATCCGGTGCGTCGTGCAGCGATGGAGAAGGCGCGCGACTCGGGCATGGCGACCATTTCCGGCAAGATCGTGGTCACCGATGAAGGTCTGGACACCCCGGCCTTCATGATGTACCTGCCGCTGTATGAGCCAGGCAAGCCACAGTCCACCATCGCCGAGCGCCGTGCCAGTCTGATCGGCTGGGTGCATGCAGGCTTCCGCATGAGCGACGTGATCGCCAGTCTGTATGGCGAAAGCAGTCGCACCGTCGCCTTCTCCCTGTATGACGGCGTGACCCGCGAACCGCAGGCGCTGATGTACAGCTCGCCGCTGGCCAGCGGCCCTTTGCATCGGCCGCGCCTGCAGGCTGACGAATACCTGGTGGTGGCCAACCATACCTGGACCTTGACGGTCAGCACCACCGATGCCTTCACCGCACAGTTCGGCCGCAATGCCGAGCCCCTGATCGTCGCCACCGGTGTAGGCATGAGCATCACGCTGGCGCTGCTGGCCTGGCTGATGATGTCCAGTCGCAAGCGTGCGGTGCGCCTGGCCGAGAAGATGACCGCCGAGCTGCGCGCCAGCGAAGAACAGTTCCGCGCCATCGCCGACTGCACCGTCAACTGGGAAGTCTGGTGGGGCCTGGACGGGCGCCCGCGCTGGATCAATCACGCCGTGCGCGATTACACCGGTTACACGGTCGAACAATGCCTGTCCATGCCGGACTTCATCGGCACCATCGTCCATCCTGATGACGAGGACCGCATCCGCGCCGAGCTGGCCCGCTGCATGGATGGACAAAAGCGCGAGGACGTGGAGTTCCGCTGCGTGCGCAAGGATGGCACGGTGTTCTGGCTGGCACTGTCCTCGGCACCGATTGCCGATGCACTGGGCGGCCTGACGGGCTTTCGCACCAGTGCGCGCGACATCACCGAGCGCAAGCAGATCGAAGCCGAATTGCGCATTTCGGCGGTGGCCTTCGATTCGCGCGAGGGCCTGCTCATTACCGACGCCCACAGCCAGATCCTGCGCGTGAACAAGGCCTTCACCGAAATCACCGGCTACACCGCCGAGGAAATCGTCGGCAAGCATCCTGACCTGCTGCGCTCGGACCGCCACGGCCCGGCCTTCTTCCAGGAAATGCGCGAGAGCATCCTCCGCTTCGGCAAGTGGCAGGGTGAAATCTGGGAGCGCCGCAAGAACGGCGAGGTCTATCCCGAATGGCTGACCATCTCGGCCGTCAAGAACAAGGACAACCAGGTCACCCACTACGTCAGCACCCATCACGACATCAGTGACCGCAAGCTGGCCGAGGAACGCATCCGCGAACTGGCCTTCTTCGATGCCCTCACGCGCCTGCCCAACCGCACGCTGCTGCTGGACCGCCTCAAGCAGGCCATTGTGCTCTCGCCGCGTACGCGCACCTGCGGCGCGCTGCTGTTCATCGACCTGGACCACTTCAAGACCTTGAACGATACGATCGGCCATGAAAAAGGCGACACCCTGTTGAAGCAGGTGGCCCAGCGCCTGCTGGCCAACGTGCGCGAAAACGATACGGTCGCGCGCGTGGGCGGGGACGAATTCGTGGTGGTGCTGGAGGGCCTGAACGAAAGCCAGCAGGAAGCCGCCACCCAGACCCGCGCCATCGGCGAGAAGATCCTGGCTGCGCTGGGGGCGACCTACCAGCTCGATGAACTGGAATACCGCACCACCGCCAGCATCGGCGCGACCGTCTTCCTGGGCCGCGCGGCCTCGGTGGATGAACTCATGAAGCAGGCCGACCTGGCCATGTACAAGGCCAAGGAAACCGGCCGCAACGCGCTGCGCTTCTTCGATCCGGCCATGCAGACCGCCGTGCTGGAGCGGGCCACCCTGGAAGCGGGCCTGCGCAAGGCCATCGAGGGTGAGCAGCTGCTGCTGCACTATCAGCCGCAGGTGGTCGACGGTGGCCGCGTGACCGGTGCCGAAGTACTGGTGCGCTGGCAGCACCCGCAACGCGGCATGGTGCCGCCGGGCGATTTCATCCCGCTGGCCGAAGAAACCGGACTGATCCTCCCGCTGGGCAACTGGGTGCTGGAAACCGCCTGCAAGCAACTGGCCGCCTGGGCCAAGCGGCCGCGCATGGCCGAGCTCAGCATTGCGGTCAACGTCAGCGCGCCGCAGCTGCGCGAGCCTGATTTCGTGCAGACCGTGCTGGACATCATCGAGCGCAGCGGCGCCAATCCGCGCCGCCTGAAGCTGGAACTCACCGAAAGCCTGCTGGTGGACAACGTGGAAGACATCATCCAGAAGATGTTTGCCTTGAAGGCTTATGGCGTGGAGTTTTCGCTGGACGATTTCGGCACCGGCTACTCCTCGCTTTCTTACCTCAAGCGGCTGCCGCTGAATCAGCTTAAAATCGACCAGTCTTTCGTGCGCGATGTCCTGATCGATCCCAACGACGCCTCGATTGCCAAGACCATCGTCAACCTGGCGCAGAGCCTGGGGCTGGGGGTGATCGCCGAGGGCGTGGAAACCGACGCCCAGCGCTCCTTCCTGGCCGATGCCGGCTGTCATGCCTACCAGGGCTATTACTTCTGCCGGCCGGTGGCGGTAGAGGCCTTCGAGAAATTCGCCCAGGACCGCGACCTCCTCATATCCGCTGCCTAG
- a CDS encoding glutathione S-transferase N-terminal domain-containing protein has translation MSHALSAFAINQKWPAQHPDRIQLYSLPTPNGVKVSIMLEETGLPYEAHLVSFETNDQMSPEFLSLNPNNKIPAIIDPNGPNGAPLPLFESGAILLYLAEKTGQFLPADAAARYQVIQWVMFQMGGVGPMFGQLGFFHRFAGKEYEDKRPRDRYVNESRRLLGVMDKRLAQSQWLGGEDYSIADIATFPWIRNLIGFYEAAELVGFQDFPHVARALEAFVARPAVVRGLNIPARG, from the coding sequence ATGAGTCATGCTTTGTCCGCCTTCGCCATCAACCAGAAATGGCCGGCGCAACATCCCGACCGCATCCAGCTGTATTCGCTGCCCACGCCCAATGGCGTGAAGGTGTCGATCATGCTGGAAGAAACCGGCCTGCCCTACGAGGCGCACCTGGTCAGTTTCGAGACCAATGACCAGATGTCGCCGGAGTTCCTGTCGCTCAATCCGAACAACAAGATCCCCGCCATCATCGATCCCAACGGTCCCAATGGCGCGCCGCTGCCGCTGTTCGAATCGGGTGCCATCCTGCTGTACCTGGCCGAGAAGACCGGCCAGTTCCTGCCGGCCGATGCCGCTGCGCGCTACCAGGTGATCCAGTGGGTGATGTTCCAGATGGGTGGCGTGGGTCCGATGTTCGGCCAGCTGGGTTTCTTCCACCGCTTCGCCGGCAAGGAGTATGAGGACAAGCGTCCGCGCGACCGTTACGTCAACGAATCCAGGCGCCTCTTGGGCGTGATGGACAAGCGCCTGGCACAGAGCCAGTGGCTGGGTGGTGAGGATTACTCGATTGCCGACATCGCCACCTTCCCGTGGATCCGCAACCTGATCGGCTTCTATGAAGCCGCAGAGCTGGTCGGTTTCCAGGACTTCCCGCATGTGGCGCGTGCCCTGGAGGCCTTCGTGGCACGGCCTGCCGTGGTGCGCGGACTGAACATCCCGGCCCGCGGCTGA
- a CDS encoding PHB depolymerase family esterase encodes MTSLPAGAVDLSLKTIRVGNLSRAYFSERNAIGEPQPLIIALHASGSSGSLMARATGLTEIAEAAGYMIVYPNGTGLAIDARTWNSGGCCGYAQMHKVDDVAFLRALIDKLVKDGLADPKRVYLVGVSNGGMMAYRMAAEAPELFRAVAVVSAVLDVPPETVKAPMPLLHIHGSDDPFIPFLGGIGKQEVSQVPRLSVARSIEAFIKADGANPRPAVNDIPDTANDGTTIRQYTYASKTDPQAVVLYEVKGGGHAWPGGVVPIINGGKSSQNLDTSRTVISFFNAHGGGSKEEQADDTLPPGATPLPAAAPATTTPARPTVPAAPAPARPGVKGSPPG; translated from the coding sequence CTGACCAGCCTGCCTGCAGGGGCGGTCGATCTCTCCTTGAAGACGATCCGCGTGGGCAATCTCTCGCGCGCCTATTTTTCCGAACGCAACGCCATCGGCGAGCCGCAACCGCTGATCATCGCGCTGCACGCCAGCGGCTCGAGTGGTTCGCTGATGGCGCGCGCCACCGGGCTGACCGAGATAGCCGAGGCGGCCGGCTACATGATCGTCTACCCCAACGGCACCGGGCTGGCCATCGACGCCCGCACCTGGAATTCGGGCGGCTGCTGCGGCTATGCGCAGATGCACAAGGTCGATGACGTCGCCTTCCTGCGCGCGCTGATCGACAAGCTGGTCAAGGACGGCCTGGCCGATCCCAAACGCGTCTACCTGGTGGGCGTGTCCAATGGCGGCATGATGGCCTATCGCATGGCGGCCGAGGCACCCGAACTGTTCAGGGCAGTGGCCGTGGTCAGCGCGGTGCTGGACGTGCCGCCCGAAACGGTCAAGGCCCCCATGCCGCTGCTGCACATCCACGGCAGCGATGATCCCTTCATTCCCTTCCTGGGCGGCATCGGCAAGCAGGAAGTCTCGCAGGTACCCCGCTTGTCGGTGGCGCGCAGCATCGAAGCCTTCATCAAGGCCGACGGCGCCAATCCCCGCCCTGCCGTCAACGACATCCCCGACACCGCCAACGACGGCACCACCATCCGCCAGTACACCTACGCCAGCAAGACCGACCCGCAGGCGGTGGTGCTCTACGAAGTCAAGGGTGGTGGCCATGCCTGGCCGGGCGGCGTGGTGCCCATCATCAACGGCGGCAAGTCGTCGCAGAACCTGGATACTTCGCGCACCGTGATCAGCTTCTTCAATGCGCATGGAGGCGGCAGCAAGGAGGAACAAGCGGACGACACCCTCCCGCCAGGTGCCACCCCGCTGCCCGCCGCGGCACCGGCCACCACCACGCCGGCCAGACCGACGGTACCGGCTGCCCCGGCACCTGCGCGTCCCGGCGTGAAGGGATCGCCGCCCGGCTGA
- a CDS encoding YXWGXW repeat-containing protein gives MMKKIIFASLMALGVSAVVLPVAQAQVSVNINIGAPPPPRAEPMPPPRHGFVWIPGFWDWDGYRHFWREGHWVRERPGYVYAQPVWRQGPHGWELDRGGWRGGPPPGRGPRHEDGDDDRRGPGRGPDCPPGHARKGEC, from the coding sequence ATGATGAAAAAAATAATATTCGCCAGCCTCATGGCGCTTGGCGTATCGGCCGTGGTCCTGCCGGTGGCGCAGGCGCAAGTGTCCGTGAACATCAACATCGGTGCGCCGCCACCGCCGCGCGCCGAACCTATGCCGCCGCCGCGCCACGGCTTTGTCTGGATTCCTGGTTTCTGGGATTGGGATGGTTACCGCCACTTCTGGCGTGAAGGCCATTGGGTGCGTGAGCGTCCCGGTTACGTCTACGCCCAGCCGGTCTGGCGCCAGGGGCCGCACGGCTGGGAGCTGGATCGCGGCGGCTGGCGTGGTGGCCCGCCACCGGGACGTGGACCGCGTCATGAGGATGGCGATGACGACCGTCGCGGACCGGGACGCGGGCCTGACTGCCCGCCGGGCCATGCGCGCAAGGGCGAGTGCTGA
- the alaC gene encoding alanine transaminase: MTQSADSRDPSRTPAVSSSPATSTDAFPVSFPRIERLPPYVFNITAELKMAARRRGEDIIDMSMGNPDGATPPHIVEKLVEVAQRPDTHGYSSSKGIPRLRRAIAHWYRSRYEVDFDPDSEAIVTIGSKEGLAHLMLATLDKGDTVLVPNPSYPIHIYGAVIAGANIRSVRMSPGVDFFDELERAVRESYPKPKMMILGFPSNPTAQCVELEFFERVVRLAREHQILVVHDLAYADITFDGWKAPSIMQVPGAREVAVEFFTLSKSYNMAGWRIGFMVGNARLVAALARIKSYHDYGSFTPVQVAAIAALEGDQSCVEEIRANYERRRNVLVKGLHEAGWMVDIPKASMYIWARIPEPYRQFGSLEFSRILLEQAKVCVSPGIGFGDYGDEYVRFALIENESRIRQAIRGIKTMFKNAKGG; encoded by the coding sequence ATGACGCAATCCGCCGATTCGCGCGATCCCTCGCGCACGCCTGCTGTTAGCTCTTCCCCTGCAACTTCAACAGACGCCTTCCCGGTCAGCTTCCCGCGTATCGAACGCCTGCCGCCCTACGTCTTCAACATCACAGCCGAACTGAAGATGGCTGCGCGCCGCCGGGGCGAGGACATCATCGACATGTCCATGGGCAACCCCGATGGCGCCACGCCGCCGCACATCGTGGAGAAGCTGGTGGAGGTGGCGCAGCGGCCCGATACCCACGGCTATTCCTCGTCCAAGGGCATTCCGCGCCTGCGCCGTGCCATTGCGCACTGGTACCGCAGCCGCTACGAGGTCGACTTCGATCCCGACAGCGAAGCCATCGTCACCATCGGCTCCAAGGAAGGGCTGGCGCACCTGATGTTGGCTACGCTCGACAAGGGCGATACCGTGCTGGTACCCAACCCCAGCTATCCCATCCACATCTATGGCGCGGTGATTGCGGGCGCCAACATCCGCTCGGTGCGCATGAGCCCGGGCGTGGATTTCTTCGACGAGCTGGAACGCGCGGTGCGCGAGAGCTATCCCAAGCCCAAGATGATGATCCTGGGCTTCCCCTCCAATCCGACCGCGCAATGCGTGGAGCTGGAATTCTTTGAGCGCGTCGTCAGGCTGGCGCGCGAACACCAGATCCTGGTGGTGCATGACCTGGCCTATGCCGACATCACCTTCGATGGCTGGAAGGCCCCGTCCATCATGCAGGTGCCGGGCGCGCGCGAGGTGGCGGTGGAATTTTTCACGCTCTCCAAGAGCTACAACATGGCCGGCTGGCGCATCGGCTTCATGGTCGGCAATGCGCGCCTGGTGGCGGCGTTGGCGCGTATCAAGAGCTATCACGACTACGGCAGCTTCACCCCGGTGCAGGTGGCGGCGATTGCCGCGCTCGAGGGCGACCAGAGCTGCGTGGAAGAGATCCGCGCCAATTACGAACGGCGTCGCAACGTGCTGGTCAAGGGCCTGCATGAGGCCGGCTGGATGGTCGATATTCCCAAGGCGTCGATGTACATCTGGGCGCGCATTCCGGAACCGTATCGCCAGTTCGGTTCGCTGGAGTTCTCGCGCATCCTGCTGGAACAGGCCAAGGTCTGCGTCTCGCCCGGCATCGGCTTTGGTGACTATGGCGACGAGTACGTACGCTTTGCCCTGATCGAGAACGAGTCGCGCATCCGTCAGGCCATTCGCGGCATCAAGACCATGTTCAAGAACGCCAAGGGCGGTTGA